A genomic region of Fusarium falciforme chromosome 4, complete sequence contains the following coding sequences:
- a CDS encoding Zn(2)-C6 fungal-type domain-containing protein: MIHQPSNQSMFAHAFINEFISFITARNEQARRQSWLTELQSGSMAEQGPALELSMQATALAYCGTVSGNPAAVREACNIYGRALTKHSRSLTHDLSSPKAASLGTCVMLSFFEAICSTNPVAYGTHLQAAKKMLALMPCAAGHKDELVIWQLGQHLFVMLATPDQYLQHEPVPSRWTKMTQAEEHPATSQQGVDRLMYDLFYLTDVLVRTSYATKTDTLLNPDLSLEIDQLWFEFQEQATQLGELVLWPVPSGARYHDPFIAMVVAYFGASWVLLSILEPHISSRELRDSCHAILESSCFLGGKNLGCAHLRMFFPLTLVAMYGPYSEQREAADRLLGQRIRNTAFKGMGSVAISRVQSGRMVYHG; encoded by the exons ATGATTCACCAGCCTTCCAACCAGTCCATGTTTGCTCACGCCTTCATCAATGAGTTCATCTCGTTCATCACGGCGAGGAACGAACAGGCCCGTCGTCAATCTTGGCTTACAGAGCTACAAAGCGGATCTATGGCAGAACAAGGGCCTGCTCTCGAACTGTCGATGCAGGCGACGGCTTTGGCATATTGCGGGACTGTCTCGGGCAATCCAGCTGCTGTCAGAGAGGCCTGTAACATCTACGGCAGAGCCCTCACGAAGCACTCAAGGTCCCTCACTCATGACTTGAGTTCACCCAAAGCGGCATCTCTCGGGACTTGTGTGATGCTCTCCTTTTTTGAAGCTATCTGCTCTACGAACCCTGTTGCATACGGCACGCACCTTCAGGCAGCGAAGAAGATGCTCGCCCTTATGCCGTGTGCGGCTGGCCATAAAGATGAGTTGGTCATCTGGCAACTGGGCCAACAC TTGTTCGTCATGCTTGCAACACCGGATCAATATCTACAACATGAACCAGTGCCATCCCGCTGGACGAAGATGACTCAAGCCGAGGAACACCCCGCGACGAGCCAGCAGGGTGTTGACCGTCTGATGTATGATCTCTTCTATCTCACAGACGTGCTTGTGCGGACATCATACGCTACAAAAACCGACACACTCTTGAATCCAGACCTAAGTCTTGAGATCGACCAATTATGGTTCGAGTTCCAGGAGCAGGCCACGCAACTAGGAGAGCTTGTCCTGTGGCCAGTCCCATCTGGAGCGCGATACCATGACCCATTCATTGCCATGGTAGTCGCCTACTTTGGAGCTTCTTGGGTCCTGCTTAGTATTCTCGAGCCTCATATATCTTCCCGTGAGCTACGGGACTCGTGCCACGCGATCCTCGAGTCATCTTGCTTCCTTGGGGGTAAAAACCTAGGGTGTGCCCATCTACGCATGTTCTTCCCTTTGACTCTTGTTGCCATGTATGGCCCTTACAGTGAACAGAGGGAAGCAGCAGATAGGCTATTGGGGCAGCGGATCCGGAACACGGCTTTCAAAGGCATGGGGTCGGTCGCTATTAGCCGGGTGCAGTCTGGTAGAATGGTATACCATGGATAA